One Paraburkholderia kururiensis DNA window includes the following coding sequences:
- a CDS encoding EAL domain-containing protein, whose amino-acid sequence MPNPFEQAAGAVDFLAQVDRELRFLYISDASLRFVGYHREYLETATLHDLVAPSDIARVDALLARAAQTGAVEKDTLNLVKSLTYPVAVELRVVRNPHGGVDGYAIAGFDVSIWQATQVELTHALNHDKLTGLPNVTALAPALAAAQRTADETGLPAALLLLDVDDYQRINRALGYDAGDAMLCDTARRLTHLAGEHETVARVGSDEFAILIPSNAARPDVTAASLHAESLARRMLTSILQPYAYRDQPVHLSASIGIALYPDARHAADTPDSAGTAAGDTRLQRWADQALQQAKAAGGNTLAFHVPDNDPSDAQRLKLESDLYDGVRNGEFSLHFQPITSSQTRGVVGVEALIRWQHPVHGLVPPSMFIPLAESVGLINYLGNWVLRAACMQLIQWDAQGIALQYVAVNVSAQQFRNPRFTDSVREAIRLTGLDPCRLVFEITESLLMHDPAHAKVLLEELTAIGIRFAVDDFGTGYSSLAYLQRFPLAKLKIDRSFVENLLTSRNDQAIVNAVVGLARTLDLELVAEGVETEAQRTLLTEMGCDHIQGWLVCKALPSDELAQRFEARELHLHAAA is encoded by the coding sequence ATGCCCAATCCGTTCGAGCAGGCTGCCGGCGCCGTGGACTTCCTCGCGCAGGTGGACCGCGAACTGCGCTTTCTCTATATCTCCGACGCGAGCCTGCGCTTCGTCGGCTATCACCGCGAGTATCTGGAGACGGCCACGCTGCACGACCTCGTGGCGCCCTCCGACATCGCCCGCGTCGATGCGCTGCTCGCGCGCGCCGCCCAGACGGGGGCGGTGGAAAAAGACACGCTCAATCTCGTCAAGTCGCTCACCTACCCCGTGGCCGTCGAGCTGCGCGTCGTGAGGAATCCGCACGGCGGCGTGGACGGCTACGCCATTGCCGGCTTCGACGTGTCCATCTGGCAGGCAACGCAAGTCGAGCTGACCCACGCGCTCAACCACGACAAGCTCACCGGCCTGCCCAACGTGACCGCGCTTGCGCCCGCGCTCGCCGCCGCGCAGCGCACCGCCGACGAGACCGGCCTGCCCGCCGCCCTGCTGCTGCTCGACGTGGACGACTACCAGCGCATCAATCGGGCCCTCGGCTACGACGCGGGCGACGCCATGCTCTGCGATACCGCGCGCCGGCTCACGCATCTCGCAGGCGAGCACGAAACCGTGGCGCGCGTGGGCAGCGACGAGTTCGCGATCCTGATTCCCTCGAACGCCGCGCGCCCCGACGTGACCGCCGCCTCGCTGCATGCGGAGTCGCTCGCGCGGCGCATGCTGACTTCGATCCTGCAGCCGTACGCGTACCGCGACCAGCCGGTGCATCTGTCGGCGAGCATCGGCATCGCGCTCTACCCGGACGCGCGCCACGCCGCCGACACGCCGGACAGCGCCGGCACCGCCGCGGGCGACACGCGGCTGCAACGCTGGGCCGACCAGGCGCTGCAGCAGGCCAAGGCCGCGGGCGGCAACACGCTCGCCTTTCACGTGCCCGACAACGACCCGAGCGACGCCCAGCGCCTCAAGCTCGAATCGGACCTCTACGACGGCGTGCGCAACGGCGAGTTCTCGCTGCACTTCCAGCCCATCACGAGCAGCCAGACGCGCGGCGTGGTGGGCGTGGAAGCGCTGATCCGCTGGCAGCATCCCGTGCATGGACTCGTGCCGCCTTCGATGTTCATTCCGCTCGCCGAGTCGGTGGGGCTCATCAACTACCTCGGCAACTGGGTGTTGCGCGCGGCCTGCATGCAGTTGATCCAATGGGACGCCCAGGGCATCGCGCTGCAATACGTAGCCGTGAACGTCTCCGCGCAGCAGTTCCGCAATCCGCGCTTCACCGACAGCGTGCGCGAAGCCATTCGCCTCACGGGCCTCGACCCGTGCCGGCTCGTGTTCGAGATTACGGAAAGCCTGCTCATGCACGACCCGGCGCACGCAAAAGTGCTGCTGGAGGAATTAACGGCCATCGGCATCCGTTTTGCCGTGGACGACTTCGGCACCGGCTACTCGAGCCTCGCGTACCTGCAACGGTTTCCCCTCGCGAAACTCAAGATCGACCGGAGCTTTGTCGAAAATCTGCTAACCTCGCGCAACGATCAGGCCATCGTCAACGCGGTGGTGGGTCTTGCGCGCACACTGGACCTCGAGCTCGTGGCCGAAGGCGTGGAGACCGAAGCCCAGCGCACGTTGCTGACCGAGATGGGCTGTGACCACATACAGGGATGGCTCGTGTGCAAGGCGCTGCCCTCCGACGAGCTCGCTCAGCGCTTCGAAGCGCGCGAACTCCATCTCCATGCGGCGGCCTGA
- a CDS encoding ABC transporter substrate-binding protein encodes MKSNSKLNWKSMAACALFGAAAVATSGAMAADIKEIRFGLEASYAPFESKTPAGALQGFDVDVGNAVCAKLKAKCVWVENSFDGLIPALEARKFNAINSDMTITDQRRQAIDFTDPIYTIPNQMIAKKGSGLQPTAASLKGKHVGVLQGTIQETYAKARWAPAGVDVVPYQTQDQIYADLAAGRLDASFQDAEAASKGFLKRPQGAGFEFAGPPVSDEKLLGAGVGFGVRKGDKALKDALNGALKELKADGTIDRLAGKYFDVKVVVK; translated from the coding sequence ATGAAATCGAACTCGAAATTGAACTGGAAGAGTATGGCCGCCTGCGCGCTGTTCGGCGCAGCGGCCGTGGCAACGAGCGGCGCGATGGCCGCCGACATCAAGGAAATCCGCTTCGGCCTGGAGGCGTCGTACGCGCCGTTCGAATCGAAGACGCCGGCGGGCGCTCTGCAAGGCTTCGACGTCGACGTCGGCAACGCCGTGTGCGCGAAGCTGAAGGCGAAGTGCGTGTGGGTCGAGAATTCGTTCGACGGCCTGATCCCGGCACTCGAGGCACGCAAGTTCAACGCGATCAATTCGGACATGACGATCACCGACCAGCGGCGCCAGGCGATCGACTTCACGGACCCCATCTACACCATCCCCAACCAGATGATCGCGAAGAAGGGCAGCGGCCTGCAGCCCACGGCCGCGTCGCTGAAGGGCAAGCACGTGGGCGTGCTGCAAGGCACGATCCAGGAGACCTACGCGAAGGCGCGCTGGGCGCCCGCGGGCGTGGACGTGGTGCCTTACCAGACGCAGGACCAGATCTACGCCGACCTCGCGGCGGGCCGGCTGGATGCATCGTTCCAGGACGCGGAGGCGGCATCGAAGGGCTTCCTCAAGCGTCCGCAAGGCGCCGGCTTCGAGTTCGCGGGGCCGCCCGTGAGCGACGAAAAACTGCTGGGCGCCGGCGTGGGCTTCGGCGTGCGCAAGGGTGACAAGGCGCTCAAGGACGCGCTGAACGGAGCGCTCAAGGAACTGAAGGCGGATGGGACGATCGACCGGCTGGCGGGGAAGTATTTTGATGTGAAGGTGGTGGTGAAGTAG
- a CDS encoding HDOD domain-containing protein yields MVKAAVLDRLWARMNERGDFPMLSQSLRTTVAAMGNDDLDFAALVQVVLSDFALTQKVLRLANSAMYMAFGGNITTVTRALMVLGMDAVGHLVVGLKLVDHFHHSAPRRIDAKLELNRTMLSGCVARKLTEHGDLRVGEEAVVCTLMRQVGKLLVVFYLEAEWDQIRRRCMDGADESEASVAVLGVTFDELGLEAASRWRLPETIRAGMSHYDPHATDEQRSIQWLRATTNYSTDVASVLIAPDIDPREREAHITELAHRYSRALATDPEVLVEMSVALAREEAGEGVMREIMELRANADAIAREALDPEARIAAGVADLRALPPDNSLQLALALASETVLAGLGFARTVVFVRRGSNAFEAKFGFGPGVEQALPKLAFDAAFQPDVFHLAIANAVGIYIENARDPKIVTRLPAWFRHTFDDARAFVLLPVAAEGGAPVALLYGDWNDAHEPRKITPQAMSALNELARELGRFFVSVPAQEIEVQ; encoded by the coding sequence ATGGTAAAGGCAGCGGTACTCGACAGGCTATGGGCGCGCATGAACGAGCGCGGCGATTTCCCGATGCTGTCGCAGTCGCTGCGCACGACGGTGGCGGCGATGGGCAACGACGACCTCGACTTCGCCGCGCTCGTGCAGGTCGTGCTCTCCGATTTCGCGCTCACGCAGAAAGTGCTGCGTCTCGCCAACTCGGCCATGTACATGGCGTTCGGCGGCAACATCACCACCGTCACGCGCGCGCTGATGGTGCTCGGCATGGACGCCGTGGGCCACCTCGTGGTGGGCCTCAAGCTGGTCGATCACTTCCATCATTCCGCACCGCGCCGCATCGACGCCAAGCTCGAACTGAACCGCACCATGCTGTCGGGCTGCGTCGCGCGCAAGCTCACGGAGCACGGCGACCTGCGCGTGGGCGAAGAAGCCGTGGTCTGCACGCTGATGCGCCAGGTGGGCAAGCTGCTCGTCGTGTTTTATCTGGAAGCGGAGTGGGACCAGATTCGCCGGCGCTGTATGGACGGCGCCGACGAGAGTGAAGCGAGCGTCGCCGTGCTGGGCGTCACGTTCGACGAACTCGGGCTCGAAGCGGCCTCGCGCTGGCGCCTGCCTGAAACGATCCGCGCGGGCATGAGCCATTACGACCCGCACGCCACCGACGAACAGCGCTCTATCCAGTGGCTGCGCGCCACCACCAACTATTCAACCGACGTGGCGAGCGTGTTGATTGCGCCCGACATCGATCCGCGCGAACGCGAGGCGCACATCACCGAACTCGCGCACCGCTACAGCCGCGCCCTCGCCACCGACCCCGAAGTGCTCGTGGAAATGAGCGTGGCTCTCGCGCGCGAGGAAGCGGGCGAAGGCGTGATGCGCGAAATCATGGAACTGCGGGCCAACGCCGACGCGATTGCACGCGAAGCGCTGGACCCCGAAGCGCGCATTGCCGCCGGCGTCGCGGACCTGCGGGCACTGCCGCCCGACAACTCGTTGCAGCTCGCGCTTGCGCTCGCCTCCGAAACCGTGCTCGCAGGACTTGGCTTCGCACGCACCGTCGTGTTCGTGCGGCGCGGCTCGAACGCCTTCGAGGCGAAATTCGGCTTCGGCCCAGGCGTGGAGCAGGCACTGCCGAAGCTCGCCTTCGACGCCGCATTCCAGCCGGACGTATTCCATCTCGCGATTGCGAACGCCGTGGGCATCTACATCGAGAACGCGCGCGACCCGAAGATCGTGACGCGCCTGCCCGCCTGGTTCCGCCATACCTTCGACGACGCCCGCGCGTTCGTGCTGCTGCCCGTGGCGGCCGAAGGCGGCGCGCCGGTCGCTCTGCTCTACGGCGACTGGAACGACGCACACGAGCCGCGCAAGATCACGCCGCAGGCAATGAGCGCGCTCAACGAACTGGCGCGCGAACTGGGGCGCTTCTTCGTGTCGGTGCCGGCGCAGGAAATCGAGGTGCAATAG
- a CDS encoding EAL and HDOD domain-containing protein, with protein MTMRAAAGAAAETGEESSRQHGGYEVTFARQPILDRDGMLCAFEFKNRIVAPEHDDSDSDDDDDTPELRLARRERRAAAAFIEALTHRDVRGALAGHAGYVDATRAVLLDELVQRIPPERFTFELAPDIEVDSELIARLVTLHARRYRFVLDGVTQADETLAKLLPYAEAVKIDLRHISRALLPKFASVLKSAGKLLIALGVDSQADFELARDLGFDRFQGYFFALPHASSTRRPSAPRHALLNLLKLLSADPTVAQLEAELKLNPVLVMHLMRLANSSAFGLGHKVTTLREAINATGTNRIARWTQLLLYADGRKVSLEDDPLLQLAATRARFMELAVGQLPEAGRDVADAAFLVGVFSFVDAVFGGTLESTLDALTMSRTIREAILHRAGPLGRLLTVVEQLERAAWDEVDVVCAELAPFTTSTAAALALAAGEWAGMADHHAEAEGLERIED; from the coding sequence ATGACGATGAGAGCAGCCGCAGGAGCAGCGGCCGAGACGGGTGAAGAATCGAGCAGGCAGCACGGCGGCTACGAGGTGACGTTCGCGCGTCAGCCCATACTCGATCGCGACGGCATGCTCTGCGCGTTCGAGTTCAAAAACCGCATCGTCGCGCCCGAGCATGACGACAGCGACAGCGATGACGACGACGACACTCCCGAGCTGCGTCTCGCCCGCCGCGAACGGCGTGCGGCGGCGGCCTTCATCGAGGCGCTCACGCATCGCGACGTGCGCGGTGCGCTTGCCGGCCACGCGGGTTATGTCGACGCAACGCGCGCTGTGCTCCTCGACGAACTCGTGCAGCGTATTCCGCCCGAGCGCTTCACGTTCGAACTCGCGCCCGACATCGAAGTGGACAGCGAACTCATCGCGCGTCTCGTCACGTTGCACGCGCGCCGCTATCGCTTCGTGCTGGATGGGGTGACGCAGGCTGACGAAACGCTTGCGAAGCTCTTGCCCTACGCCGAGGCGGTCAAGATCGACCTGCGCCACATTTCGCGCGCGCTGTTGCCGAAATTCGCGAGCGTGCTGAAGTCCGCGGGCAAGCTGCTCATTGCGCTCGGCGTGGATTCGCAGGCCGACTTCGAACTGGCGCGCGACCTTGGCTTCGACCGCTTCCAGGGCTACTTTTTCGCGCTGCCGCATGCATCGAGCACGCGTCGGCCTAGCGCGCCGCGCCACGCGCTGCTCAACCTGTTGAAACTGCTGTCCGCGGACCCGACGGTGGCGCAGCTCGAAGCCGAGTTGAAGCTGAACCCGGTGCTCGTCATGCATCTGATGCGCCTTGCCAATTCGAGCGCATTCGGCCTGGGTCACAAGGTCACGACGCTGCGCGAGGCCATCAACGCCACGGGAACGAATCGTATTGCACGCTGGACCCAGCTGCTGCTCTACGCCGACGGTCGCAAGGTCTCGCTCGAAGACGATCCGCTGCTGCAACTCGCGGCCACGCGCGCGCGCTTCATGGAGCTGGCGGTCGGCCAGTTGCCCGAAGCAGGCCGCGACGTGGCGGATGCCGCGTTTCTCGTGGGCGTGTTCTCGTTCGTCGATGCGGTGTTCGGCGGCACGCTGGAAAGTACGCTCGACGCGCTCACGATGTCACGCACGATCCGCGAGGCCATTCTGCATCGCGCAGGCCCGCTGGGTCGTCTGCTGACGGTGGTGGAACAACTGGAGCGCGCGGCGTGGGACGAGGTCGATGTCGTCTGCGCGGAGCTTGCGCCTTTCACGACAAGCACCGCTGCCGCGCTGGCGCTTGCTGCCGGTGAATGGGCGGGTATGGCGGACCACCATGCCGAAGCGGAAGGGCTGGAGCGGATCGAAGACTGA